In Phaseolus vulgaris cultivar G19833 chromosome 3, P. vulgaris v2.0, whole genome shotgun sequence, the sequence CAAGTGAAGAAGGGGTCGCCCGGGCAGAGATCGCCCGTGCAAAGATTGCCCGGGAGAGGCGACCCGAACCAGCAGGAGACGTCTTGGAGTGGGAGATCGGAGGCAGGATGTTCAAACTTGGCAAATCACTAGGCCAAGGGACACAtgaccagattgccaaggtcATAGCGCGACACctggatgcctttgcatggtccgccgCGGACATGCCTAACATAGACCCTAACTTCCTATGCTATTGCCTCACAATGGACCCCCAGGTCCGACCTGTCCgtcagagaagaagaaaattcaacaagGAGAGGCGACAGGTCATCAAAGAAGAGACgaagaagctgctgagtgccgACCACATATGGGAGATTCAGTACCACGAGTGGTTGGCAAACGTGgtcctggtgaagaaggccaacgggaagtggtggatgtgtgtggacttcacggaccttaacaaggcatgcccaaaggactcttATCCTCTTCCAAGCATTGACGCCTTGGTGGATAGCGCCTCGGGTTGCAGATTgctcagcttcctggatgctttTTCTGGGTATAActagattaagatgcatcctaGGGACAAATGCAAGACTACGTTCATGACAGAGTTGTCTTGCTACTGTTACacagtgatgccctttgggctgaaaaatgcaggtgcgacctaccagaggctgatggacagagTTCTCGCGTCCATAATAGGGCGCAATCTACAAgcctatgtggatgacatggtggtgacctcacaGGTGAAGGATCAGCATGTCGTTGATTTAGAAGAGCTATTT encodes:
- the LOC137839438 gene encoding uncharacterized protein; its protein translation is MFWSTFNKLQLSPDQLRPYIGCLYGFAGDQVEVRGHLELKTTLTDGVASRIENIRYLVVNAPSAYNILLGRPALNRLRAVASTRHMKMKLPDLGGTVITIKSDQKEAKRCYENSFKTKRKVFTVTTREPSEEGVARAEIARAKIARERRPEPAGDVLEWEIGGRMFKLGKSLGQGTHDQIAKVIARHLDAFAWSAADMPNIDPNFLCYCLTMDPQVRPVRQRRRKFNKERRQVIKEETKKLLSADHIWEIQYHEWLANVVLVKKANGKWWMCVDFTDLNKACPKDSYPLPSIDALVDSASGCRLLSFLDAFSGYN